A single region of the Acidobacteriota bacterium genome encodes:
- a CDS encoding DUF6152 family protein, with amino-acid sequence MRTKPYVARVALSVLGVALALSLVLLVPPEPAAAHHAFAAEFDATKPVRLRGKVTKVEWVNPHAWIHIDVTDEDGTVTAWMVECGPPGALVRRGWKKNSVAPGTEVLVEGYQAIDGAPRANGRDVTLPDGRRLFAGSSGTGAPYDNRESGEG; translated from the coding sequence TTGGCGTTGCATTGGCTCTGAGCCTGGTCCTTCTCGTACCGCCGGAGCCAGCCGCGGCGCACCACGCCTTCGCGGCCGAGTTCGACGCCACGAAGCCTGTCCGGCTGCGCGGCAAGGTGACGAAGGTCGAGTGGGTGAACCCGCACGCGTGGATCCACATCGACGTCACCGACGAGGACGGCACCGTGACGGCCTGGATGGTCGAGTGCGGCCCGCCGGGCGCTCTGGTGCGGCGCGGCTGGAAGAAGAACTCGGTCGCTCCGGGCACCGAGGTTCTCGTCGAGGGCTACCAGGCGATCGACGGAGCGCCGCGGGCGAACGGGCGTGACGTGACGCTGCCGGACGGTCGCAGGCTGTTCGCGGGGTCGTCCGGCACTGGCGCGCCGTACGACAACCGGGAGTCGGGTGAAGGCTAG